TCATGTGTTTTCCCACTCCCAGGACTTTTTGGCTGAAATGAATGAAACCTGAACAGAGTGCTGCATCAAGTACCCAAAAGTATGCTCCCATTCAaaaagctttgcatttttctcaccCAGAACTTCCTCGCTGCAATGCATTACAAGAGCATGGCTTAACTCACTGGCCTGGGGCCAGTACTTTCCCATAGGACATATAGTAAGGTATGTTCATGTCTCTACACAAATTTCTTCATGGCCATagttatatattaaatatttaaatatttaatatatattaaatatatttaaaggtTATAGCTTTTCTTGACTATATGGTGTGTCGCTGCAGGACTCTTTTCagacttcttaattttttagcataacaagatttaaaatgtattacaaaaacagagaaaaaaaaaagatatggaaTATAAAAAAAGACTGGAATATGTTAGTTACCTGTAATGATTATATTGCCTTTGTAATTGAAAGCACAGGAGAATATCTCATCACTGTGACCCTCTAATATCTGAAGGCAGTGTCCAGTAGCAGCATCCCAGAGTCGAGCTGTTTTATCGGAGCTGGCTGTTAGTATACGATTGCCTTTAGGGTTGAaacatatcttttaaaaatatagaaaagaatTATATTACTTAACACATTACTTCGTCTAGAAAAGGAAGCATATCTAGaaattaaaagatgaaaacagaggCCAGCAACTCctgcactctttttttttttctgctaaaattAAGGAAAGTATTACACTAGTATCATCCTGGCAAACATCTGTGGCTGGAAACTTTATGCATGTACCAAGGTCCATAGACAATGACCACACTGGGATCAAGACTTCAGAATATTATCCGCCAAGATCACAATTGCTCTACAATGGTAACAACTTTATTTAAACATTATCATTATTCCAATGTAACAGATACACATATTTTATAGAGTTCTACTTTAAATAACGTATGTCTGTATAATATCCAAACTCCCATTGAATGTCACTTATTATGCAGTATGTCTTCATATTTTGTTAAACATTCATTCCCTAAATTGCATGCATTTCCAgataatcagattttttttgagcACTAACCAAACACTACCTGGTTTATCATGTAATgcaattttgtttaatttctgagGGCAAAATGCCCATTCCCCAGAAATCAGATTCTAAGTAATAACCTTCCCAAGTGATCACAGCTACACAGAACACCTGCAGAAATAGATTGACTTCTCAGCATGCTCCCAGATCAGCAGATTCTCACTTCCAGCAGAGAAATCATGCCAGAACTGTGGACCCTGATGAGTAGTGTCCCTAACCCTCCCACATCAGCATGTATTCAGACTACATTCCTCAGTGCATCTACACTGAGTGTCAAATATTGTACTGTGTATATTAAGTGAGGAAGGACTAGCCCTTCTGAACTTAATATTCTCTCAGTAGAGTGATTATACTAGCCAAATCAACACAATCAAAGCATGTGAATTTTGTTCATAAAAAACCATCCTAGtttcaaaatattaacaattaaattacaaaatgcatcaaaaaaagcagcacaaatatAGCATACTAGCATGGAAGCTAATGAAAATTAcctatttgaaaggaaaaatgaaaacttgcaAGCATTAAATAACAAAGTttgtaaaatatgcaaaattttgGAAGTAActaaatgcatttgaaattgAACTTTGGCATTCAAAATTGAGCTTGACAAGATTTTCAGTGAAGTACATGAGTAAACTTTTCAAGAccaagtgatttttaaaatgggCTTTGAGCTTCCAAGTACCTTAAGCACTTTTGAAAATTAGACCTTCTATGtattttccccacagaaatatgttctttctcttccattccATAAATCAGATGTgcatagaaatgaaaaagagtGAAGAGCAGGAGGTCCAATAGAAGCAAGGAATAAGGGTGATGGCAGAAGTCTCAGAAGGCAGTGGTCTTAACATTTCACCAAAATACTAAAAAACGTGCATATTCTTTAACAGTATTCCTGTGTCACCTAATAAGCGACAGATTGGATGTCATACAcaattaaataagaaaaggtACAAATCACATACAACTTACCTTCGAAATCTCACCTCCGTGCCCTTCTAGTTTTGCAATGCACTTTCTTGTTTCTGCGTTATAGACTCTTCCTGATCCTGTTAGTAGATTAGGAGCTATTTGCGATTGTTCTGTTTAAGTATGCTTTCCAATAAGAGCATCTTAATAAGGCCAGAAGGGCCTCATCCTCAGgtttgatttcaaaagaaatagattttaaCTCAGTTTCCCCCCAAGGATAAAGTATGTCAAAAAGGAGCTATAATCTGGCTGGGAAAGGTTGTCTTCTTAATGGTTTCTGCTGGTGAATACAGAAAACTATTTATTGtgattcttaaaaaataataataagcatGCAAAATTGCTGCATACCAATAACAAACAAATTTGCTTATTTCACCAACTCTTCATTGCATATTATCCTGCTGTGCTTAAATCTGTGCTACCCAAAGCAAAATTCACTCAAAAGCCACttatctaaatatttaaaacacatatCCAGCCACAAACGAGTTATATTCTAACAGGCTTGATGTTAAAGGTGAATAaagtatgaaaaatacaaaaattttcACTGGGGAAAACTTCCAAAGTTTAATGGAAAACTTTCTATAATGCAACAAACATAGCTCGATCTATAGTTTCAGCTAATAATACTCCACTTTGATCAAGGCGAgttcagaacagaaacaaagaaaaaggacgAAGATGTTTTTATGCAAGTATTACAATCTTTACAGTAGTCCAAGCCACTTCACTTACCATCAGCAGAGGCCGTTGCGATACGCTGGCCAGCATAATCAAAGCAGACATCCAGTATCTCATCACTGTGACCTGTTAAAGTTGCTATATGTGCCCCAGTCATAGCATTCCACAGCTGCATAGGTAAACAAAGGTATTTTTTGGCTTATTTTGACTAATTTACTTGAAAGGTAACTAGTTGATCAATGAAATGACATGTATAGGTCTTTTCTGATGCCTGAATGAATGTATTAACATGAAACCTGGATATAAATCGATAGAATCACCGCATTTTCAGCCTAATGAAGTActacatattttgtatttcagcatCTTGATTAAATGAAACTTACAATATACATCATTATTTAACTGAACTTCATTGACATGAACAAGCTCATATAAGAAGCTCATGgactttgcatttatttacaaattcGTTAATGAATTATGTGTATTAGTTTAAATGAATGCTCTCACATTTACAAAAGACATAGTTTTACATATCAAGAAGCTGACAAGAAAGCTTCGGTAAGAGCTAAACAGAACAGAATTCCAAAAATACAGTAAACAAGATATAAGAGAGACAGAATTCAGGAAAAGAACCATTATCTGTCTAAATTGTTACAATCTGCTTATGCTACCTAAAATGAAGGAAGAGTGAGGTTTggtttgttgattttttttttttttttttttttttttcaaaatacaggcATTTTGAATTCCCAGGGTAGGGAGGTGTCtgcaacacacaaaaatattcacAGCAGATTCCAATAATTTATCTTGTGGAACGTCTTTCAAGGTATTCAGCTATTACACATGGCATGGTGGGCTTGGACCTCAGGAGTCAGACACTTAATTCctccattctgtgattctgctttGATTCTGATAAGCAAAACTCCACCTTTCTGGTAAAAACTTTTTGTATGATAAACTGTGAAGAGGTGGATTTGGGAAATATTACAGCTTTGTCTGTTCTGTAGCGAACAAAACAAGAATGCTATAAATTtgactgccttttttttttttttttttaagtgttggCATACCAAATTTGCCAAACTGCTGAGCACCTCAAtctcaattttatttcagttgtgtGTGCAGTATCTGTGCAGATGAAAAAAGGACAATTTCTCACCACTGAAATGTAATCCTTTTGCAGTTTAATGCTAACAATCACAGGCATTCATCAGAAGCATTCCAACTGAAAATCTATCTCCTAGTGACCTGCCAAAAGTACATGTGATGCTTGTGACACAAGTattaagggggaaaaagaaaaaaaaaaaaaagagttagaCTCCAGGACATGAACTACAAAATagtcctttatttttcatactaaCAATATTAATTACTTGTAACAGCCCAGGTCTGCCTTTTAGTTCAGCTGTACTGGGTGACATTTTAAACCACACAGTTAACTAATTTATAGAAAAGTTTTTTAAATAGTCTACAGTGCTTTTCTGAACGAAAACAGGGATTCACCACATTCTATATAAACTCTGACAATAAATTGTTTGCTACATTATAATGAATAGCAAGAGAGCTTATGTACCGGAGTGTCCAGTGCATACGCAAGTTCCTTACCATGCATGTTTTGTCCATTGATCCAGTGACAATGAGAGAACAGTCCCAGTTGAACTGTGCACTGCTAATCTCTCCTCGGTGGCCTATTAAAGTATGTAAcatcctacaaaaaaaaaaagagaatttagaTTTTTAGTGTGTATTATGATATAACAATATAAATTATAAGCAAACTTATAAAATGGTATAGTTAAGGTGTCAAATCTTCACCACTTTATCCATCAAAGCAATTAAACGGGTAGGTACAGCTCATTTAGCATTCCAGCACTACATCAATTCCATTGTTTCTCTTTGAGACAAAGAGGCAGtgaagaatgaaatgaaagagtCCTCccttctgtttcaaaaatatgttaatGACTGTGTTTCCAGTGAAATGTGACGACTTTTCAGTGTGAGACCGATTGCTTCTTTTCATCTAGATATAAAGCATATGCAGCAAGTTTTTCCACATTACTCTCCCATTATCCTACTTCAATGAGCTGTAAACAGggtatttttaaaactctgtaTCACCAGagtatttaatctaaatcttttATAAAATCCACTGAAGATCAAATGGAACTTAATCAGGTACTTAAAGTAAGCATGTACCCAAGTAACAGGCAAATGACAGCCAAATTGAAATATGATTTCTAATCCTCATTAATCCTAAACTCGCTGCACAAGGACTGACAAATACTAGTTCCATTAAAATCTTCAATCAGCTTTAGCTGAATAGAGACGGGTACGATTAGCCATTATTGCTTACTATGAATTAATGGCCTATAAAGCAATGAACCCTAAAAAAGATTAATTGATATACATATTAAAGGATAAGTAAATTAGGATATTATCACAATGCTAATATCATGGAATCGTTAATAGAAAACAGCTTTAACTAATGGATAAACTAATGACTAGAAAAACAACTAAATGAGTTTAagtaactgaaatgtttttatttgtcgCATAAGATTTGTAAGGGTAACTAAATTAATATATATGCTAGATGAACACATCACAAAGCAAGTCTCCTGAGCAACTGAATTCTTTGTTTATGATAATAAAAACTTGATGCTACTCATGTTGTTTTATAGAATGactactttttctttctaacaatGTGAGGCCTGCATTGTTGCAATGGTGCAGACCTTTTTACAGTAAAtacaaaaatcaacaaacagaaaacagttatctttgttattttttgaaCATACTATTTGGCCATCAAGAATGCTGTTATTGTAATACCTAATACCCAAAAAATCTAATCATGAAAAAGGTTGATAAAGCTTTGATTTCTAAATTTTGAAAAGACAGCCCAGGCTTCAGGCCTCAGTGTAAATCTCTGGTGAATAATCAGAATAAATATGAACGTGTGGAACACATCTCACAGAAACCATGATCTATCAGATACACAATCAGGAAGAACCAAGAAAACAGGCGGGTGAAATGCCATAtaaaattttcaatttaaatgaaaaacttgaGTCTTCTTGAGGTTTCTTTCTTGTCTACTATGTCTGCTTCCCTCAGGACATTTCTGTGTACCTACCCAGAAAAGAACTGAGGAACACAGGTACTCTATCAGAGGCAGCCAACATATTCAAAAGAAACTTCAACTATACCCAAATTTGGAAAGCAGTGtttctctgtgattctgtgtggtGAAGGAAGGGCACACAACCTCACATACAAGCTTTTTGCAAATCTACCTGACACTGTGTGCAGAAAAGCATGATTAGCTCACAAGTCTTTCTATCCACACCTCTTCTTTATTACTAAAGGCATCCATGCCCCACTAACATTTAGAAGGCTGAATGCTGGCCCTGGCACAATTGTACTGCCCACTTGCTAATTACCAGAATTAACAGTGtttaaagaatttcctccttcaTATTCCACTTCCTGCTATTGCCCCTGATGTGAAGCCCACGCTCGTTTTGTAGAAAAAAGAATGCAACAATAAATCTCAAGACTTTGACTTCAGTGCAGCTTCAGACAAGAAGCTGGAAGaagctgttttcaaacaaaaatatttgcaagaacACCAGGCTGAATGAAGTTGAATCCAAACATCCTATTTGCTGAATGAGTGACTCCGAGGTGCTACCAAACATTAAACTGCTGAAATTGAGTAAGCTCAAAGCTTACAGAATCAAGCCTTAAATGTACACACTAATGTGTGTAcgttactttttaaaatcatgataACTCTTATTCTGAAGCTATACAACATTGTTTTTTTACTCCAAGATATCATTATgctcacattttccttttatttattaaattcagtgatatttttttcacctctgAAGACACAGTATCTTTATCTTCATAAATTACTTTGTCAGTAATCAAAGCAATCATTTTATTATTCTACTTACACTGAGTTTCCAGTTGAAAAAACAAGACAATTTTTCAGGATAATACAAGATCATACTTAGCTATTACGTTATTATTTGGTGGCATAATAAAGACATTTTGTTCTCTACAGTCAGAGGGACCaaattttctcctcttcataAATATACATTAACATAAAGTAGTGTGAGGAGGAAAATGGACACactgtgttttttaaagtcaatGTGACCAGACTAATTTTCTATGAAATAACACAGTCTTTATTTTACTTGAACAGTCAGTTCCATCTAGAAATTCTAGACACCTTCAAAACCACAAGTTTCCATGCTGATAAAGTATTTTCCTGTTTGGAGCTTTCTCCAGTAACAAGTGTAGGATATACCCATTCTGTCTGCCTCCTCAGTTCCCATGAGTAAATGGAAATTTAGAACAAAAATCTAAACCTGTTGCATACAAAAGCATTTGGTGAGCAGCACTTCTTTTTAGAAGAATAAAACTAGATAAGAGATGAATAGATGAAAGAATGCATAGtccaaaagaagaagaaaaaaaaagaaaaaaaaacaaggtcTGTAATTTGTAGCTCAACATTGTCTCTTTCATTTGTCATTAAATATGCAATGCAAAATGATATTTATTAGTACTTTAGTACCTGCCAGTGACAACTTCCCACACTGCTACTGTGTGGTCAAAGGAGCCAGTGATAATCCTATCTCCGGTGGTGTTAAAAGACAATGCAATAATTTCTGCTGAGTGCCCctgagaaaattttaaaaaaggagtgTGAGAATGCAAATAGAACTTTTCCATTACCTTAGTTCAATATGTAGCTTTTTCAGCAGCATAATCCATCTACAACAATTTAGTATCTTATTTACTGCCTTGTCCAATATATCacaattttaacagaaagacCTACTGGACTGTAGAATAGTCGATAACCCAACAACTGCAAAAAATCAGGCACATCACTTAAGCAGTGAGTAATTGCCAGTGATAGATAATGAATCAGATATGTGACTGGTATTTTTCCATATTTGATTTTAGCAGAATCACATTTGTTCACCAATGCATACCAAAATCAGATGATTCATTTACAGTAAGCTACAGTACAGCTTGTTACTGGTCTCAGTGGAGAGGCTTGGAAAAATTAACTTAAGCATACTTATAAGATATGGGGTCACACATTTCACTGCTCTCTTCCCTGCTCAGGACTCCGAGGAGAGAGAAAGTcgaggaggaagagaagcctTCTCCATGCTACAGGCCACACACACCAGGGAAGAAGCATATGCTCTACTTATTATTTAGGATTTATGCAAGATAAATGCATGGAAACAGCATAGGCCAATCTGAATGAGCAGAATCCCAGCAAACCATgtagagcaaaacaaaatcacaatCTAGAGGTAACTGGATGGCTTTCCTCTGCCAATGTTTACAGGAAGACGATCCATATAGATGTAGCCTCTGACATTGATTTTTTCAGAGTTTCTTTAGGCAGAAGAAGTGATAAATTACAGTATTAACAACATGTTTTAATGAGCAATGGAAGACATTCTGACCTATAACTGTAGCatcactgaaatgagaaaatctgcctttttaTAAATAGGACTCCTTATAAAACACCATAATCTTATCACTCTTCAAGCTTTCTTAATGTTTTGTGATTGCAGCCTCTGTGGGACCACCTGGTAACAGAAATACTGCGCAAGTTTTAAAACTGTAGTATTAGTTATACTGTTAGTCAGAAAACTAAGAAAGCAAGGAACACCTTTAAAAACgtaaagaaagcaaacataCACTTAAAGTAACTacttcttctcctttctctatATCCCATAACTTGGCAGTGGTATCCATGCTTCCAGTTGCCACCAATGTGCTTTGAAGATTAAACGATAAACATACCTATAGCAAGAAACATTGGAGAGAAAAAGTGGGAAAGATTATTTATATACCCtttctcaaaacaaagaaaaaggctcACAATATTTCTAAACAAGACAACAGTCTGATTTAATAGTTTATGacttacagaaaaattacaagGCTGACAGTTCATTAGGAGAGCAACAAATCCTTGTCCCATAGCTCCTGATGACTACTCAAATCTAGAAAACTAATTGTCTGCTTTACAATGACATTGTGTTAAAAAGACTTACTGGAACATTCCCTGTATTGTTTTCTGAGCCTGGATTAAAATTCACTATTTAGGTGCTTCATTTTGCGTCACAGGGAGAAATTTAGTTCACAAAGTTTTATACAAAATCAGAATTGAAGCAGTTTATTAATGTATTAACAGTGCGTATGTATCTGGCAGAGAACTATATATTCAGCATCAATAGCTGTAATACAATAAACCACAGCATCAGAATCTTATGCAATCTTAACAGCAACAAATTTCTAAACACTCTTCTACAACTCCGAGAAGTTGCAGTCACACACAAACTGCCACACTCCCGCATGCTCACACGTTACCCCTCCCAGGATGTGTGGGTTACAAACACACCACCTTCTACGAGTATGTGTTCCCCTACTTGCACGCACCTTCCACAGGAGACACAAGTGCGCTAGCTGTAGGTAAACCCATGTCACTTCATATAATCTGCTGATCCCCATGCCAGTGATCAGGCATCCAAATTCACATACCCACACCTTACAGGGTGGGAAAGAAGCCTCCTTGTCGGCCATGCTGACAATCCACCAGGCAGATGCAGACTCCACATGGTCTCTCAAAAAAATGAGGCTACACTCTCTGATCTACTCAGAGATTGTGATGGTCAGGATGACTTCCGGCCATGCCAGAGCAGCTTTTCACAACTGCTGCTTTCAGTCTAATGTTTCCCCAACCTTGTTACAAATCATCTTGTTTCTCATATACTTCATTTCAGGGTCTTCTActtctttatttcaaaactaTCTTTGAAATTCCCCAGCTACTGTGCAAGTTGGTTCCCATCTAGCACTATCATTTGGGGGCTGATAGTAGCCTTCCTCTTTAACAATATCAGTCTGGGGCAAAGGCATTCCGGTTTTGCATTCCGGAAGCATTTGGTtttgcatacacacacactctgTAAACTCACACTTTCAACAGGTGTCACTATCTAGGCCATTTGCCATAGGTGCCCCCAACAACATCATATTTACTTATGAAAGAGCAAGGACAAAAATTCAACAACTTccctaattcatttttttcacattaaaaaaaaaaaatcattctctgTAATTATTCAATATGACTGTTCTGCTAACAAGGAGTTGGAGGTGccatataaaaaggaaaacagtagcTAAAGCCACTGGTGCACTTTCATTCTGTCcagttatctttttctttttaaatactaaatagCCAAGGACATGCCCCTGCCAGCAATGAATCATCCACAATAACAGCCTTCTTTTAGAAACAAGTCTCattcagagaaacagaattttctgcTGGCTATAATCTTCTGCTAATTATTTGTGAGCACACCTCATAACACTTTGGGTAGTAAACTCATTACACATCGGATTAAACCGTACAGAAGTCAGAAATTGAAAGGGCCTTTAGCTAACCGATTCGTAGAAGCAAAATCACTACAAACTATCTCAATGAGCAATCATGTTCTTCATGGTAAGGGAGAACTGTTTCAGAAGTATACAGAGAATTAAAAACCTACTGAAACCAACACTGCCTTCCCCCATCGTAAAGCGGCATTTTCTCACACTAGTTATGGGGCTTGCAACTGACAATATAAATGCAGAGTGTTTCCAGAAACAGTTTCCAGAAATGCCTATTGGATAATGATTCTATAGTTACTTTTATTCAGAAGTATATTCTGCACTGAAACAGAGCGTTTTAGTGGGTTTGCCCTGATCTTTTAAATTGAAGCGCTGTGCGGCAAGACATTTGCTGTTGCTAACAGAGGAACTGGAAAGGAAATCAAATGTCTTTAAGCTTAAACTGTTTCGTTGTCATAAATCATTAACATTTCATCATCCCACATACTCTCAGTTAACATActaaaatggtattttattttagaaattgaTTCTTCTGTGGCTCCAGTTGGTCCTGGGCATGAAGTACAGATCTTAGTGTGAAACACAGCACTATAAGCAATTATGTTCTTGTGTATTTAGCTCTGCAAATGAGAGGCAATACAACATATGTAGAAAAATAACAGgacaatacattaaaaaaatcaaggaataAATATGTGCAATAAATTGAAAATTCAGATtgttgtatttttcaaaaacatttaaacatttagcagacaaaggaaaatgtagaaaaaaaataaccaactgTATATAGTTTTTTCTATCTCATAAGAACTTTCAGAGTATCTTTTCTTtgtgcagagcagaaaaactCACAGGATCTGAATGTGTGAACAGATGTTGCAAAATGTCTGCCCCTTCCAATGTCAGCTCCCAGAGACACGGAACTCAAAGCTATTTATAATGTTGCACGGAAACAGAAAGGAGTAAGAAACATTCATCAGCACTCACAATTTCTGCAGTATGTCCTCTGAAAGTATGataacattttcctgtttctgtacTCCACAGTTTGCAGGTCTTGTCAAAGGATCCAGTGGCAATCTTGTCACTAAGTGGAAAAACACTGTCgtttttatttggaagaaaaatctctgaCTTCAAAGACAGTAGAACTCACAGAAACAATACCCAGTCTTCCAAGCGTAAGAGCAATATATTTCTTCAAACTCCCTCCTGCAAAATGTTTTAGGTTAGCAATAAATTCTATTAATTAAGTAGTGACTGCTCCTGTGCAGATTTGCAAAGAAGAGAGTGGCAGCTGTGACCTTCTCTACCTCTGCTCTCGTGCACAGAACAAAGGGCACCTGCCACCACTTCAGCCAGCGGTCACTCCCTCTGTACAAGCTTGACACAAGACAGAGGTCAGCGTATCTGGAGTTCCCTGCAGGAAGCTGCATGAAGGGGTTTCTGCTTTTGCATGCATTTTGGTGCATTCTGCCACACTACAAGATCCTAGAGTAGGATTTTACAAGC
This sequence is a window from Anser cygnoides isolate HZ-2024a breed goose chromosome 9, Taihu_goose_T2T_genome, whole genome shotgun sequence. Protein-coding genes within it:
- the DAW1 gene encoding dynein assembly factor with WD repeat domains 1 isoform X1 — encoded protein: MRAGSVWPLPWQRAGARGWRRTMALRRLLLRYYPPGIILEYVQGGEPKTRSIDLLDLSPDTDVIALVEEIRKGEPLITTSCKDYVINLVRRLQEKLGEPEDHKFYLFKVLRAHILPLTNVAFNKSGSRFITGSYDRTCKVWDTASGEELRTLEGHRNVVYAIAFNNPYGDKIATGSFDKTCKLWSTETGKCYHTFRGHTAEIVCLSFNLQSTLVATGSMDTTAKLWDIEKGEEVVTLSGHSAEIIALSFNTTGDRIITGSFDHTVAVWEVVTGRMLHTLIGHRGEISSAQFNWDCSLIVTGSMDKTCMLWNAMTGAHIATLTGHSDEILDVCFDYAGQRIATASADGSGRVYNAETRKCIAKLEGHGGEISKICFNPKGNRILTASSDKTARLWDAATGHCLQILEGHSDEIFSCAFNYKGNIIITGSKDNTCRIWH
- the DAW1 gene encoding dynein assembly factor with WD repeat domains 1 isoform X2, whose translation is MRAGSVWPLPWQRAGARGWRRTMALRRLLLRYYPPGIILEYVQGGEPKTRSIDLLDLSPDTDVIALVEEIRKGEPLITTSCKDYVINLVRRLQEKLGEPEDHKFYLFKVLRAHILPLTNVAFNKSGSRFITGSYDRTCKVWDTASGEELRTLEGHRNVVYAIAFNNPYGDKIATGSFDKTCKLWSTETGKCYHTFRGHTAEIVCLSFNLQSTLVATGSMDTTAKLWDIEKGEEVVTLSGHSAEIIALSFNTTGDRIITGSFDHTVAVWEVVTGRMLHTLIGHRGEISSAQFNWDCSLIVTGSMDKTCMLWNAMTGAHIATLTGHSDEILDVCFDYAGQRIATASADGSGRVYNAETRKCIAKLEGHGGEISKAIVY